ATCGGTGCCCCCACCATACACCGTGAATACTCCCTGCAAGGTGACATAATTGGTCGTGGCCACGGGCTGAACTCCCACGGCTGCAGGAGTACTGCTGCCATACCGCGCCGCATAATGGGCCTGAACCTGGGTGGCACTCAAGGCCGTCCCATAGATTGCCACTTCATCCATGCTGCCGGTGAAGTTGAAATCGTAAGGGCCTGTAGCAGATGACCCAGACTGCCGCGATCCAATGCTCACTGCGTGTGTCGAGGGAAGAATGTCACCTGGAGCCGTCGTCGTAGCCACTTCCACACCATTCACAAAAAGATGTAGCGAGCCGCCGGGACCATCGCATACACCCACCAAATGTTGCCAGGTACCATCAAGAGCAATCGATGAATTGCACGATTGGATCACGTTCTGTGTACCGCGAACGAAAAAGCGATATTTTCCTCCGTTGCCGTTGTCCAGATTGAACTGTTCGCCTCCGGCTCCAGTTCCTTTGGTAATGAATCCTACGTCACCATTCTGAACCACCGGCCCTTTCACCCAAGCTTCAACAGAGAAAGCTGCATTAGTGCCAGTGCCAAAATCGATGCCCTGAATATTTCCTACAAAGCTGTTGAATTGAGGACCAATACTCATCGCCGCGTTGGTATCAATCGCTGAATAGCCCGGCACTCCCAAGGTCGCGTTCGTATACTGGCCATCATGATTTCCCAGATAATCATGCGCCACGGTTCCGTTGGTTTCTCCCAGGCGCCAGTAGGCCAGCGGATTATCAGCCAATATCGTCGCCGCATAAGCCCCCGCTGGAGCCCCCACGACTGTGAGAGCAACCGTGACTGTATTGGTGGCCCCATGTGTGTTGGTAATGGTGCAACTATAATTGCCAGCATTCGCGAATTGCAAATTGCTCAACGGATAACTCGAAGCCGTTGCTCCCGCTATCTTCGTCGTACCATTAAAGTACCACTGGTAAGCCAGCGGTGCTGTGCCGGCGGCAGTAACGGAGAGCGTGCCGAAACCGCCCTGATATCGCGAAAACGCCTGGGGTTGTTGCAGAATGTATGGCGGACTGGATTGCACGGCCAGTGCCACGATCGAACTCGTAATCGCCCCATAATTATTGGTGATGACCACCGCATAGCTTCCGCTGTCGCTGGCTGCGATGCTGCTGAAAGCCAAACTGGAAGTCGTTTTACCTGTGATGGAAGCTCCATTCTTGGTCCACTGATAGTTCAATGTTGGCGTACCAACAGCACCAACTGTAATAGTCAGCGCAGAACCTTCGAAAACCGATCCCGGTAATTGCGGCTGCTGCGAAATGAGAGGCGCGATATTCCCGGAATAAAATATTTGTTGGATTTGCGATAACGACAACGCGCTGTCAAAGATGGCAACTTCATCTATGCTTCCGGCAAAAAGCCGGTCTGTTGCATGATCTGGCACCCCGCCAATTGTTACGGAAGCCGCGCTGCCAAAAAATGCGCTCGGAGTTGGCTGCGACCCATCGAGCGTTCCATCCACATAGATGGCTTGAGTTGTCCCATCATACACCCCTGCTAAAAAGTGCCATTGACCGTCATTAATATTATGCACTCCAGCCGCATCTTTATTTGCTCCGACTGCAAAGTGTGCAAACCCGTCGGCATCCATGGAGACGCGCCAGGAGGTGTCCCCCTTTCCTACTATCGTCTGGAATCGACCATCGGCCGGATTGCCTTTTACCCAAACGGTCGCGGTCATCGGCCCAATTAAATTAAGCCCGTCAGCAGTTCCCAGATCAATAAACCCTGTCGCGCCATTGAAATTAAAAGCACGGTTGTTGGCACCAATCCACTGTTCGGAACTCCTG
The Pedosphaera parvula Ellin514 DNA segment above includes these coding regions:
- a CDS encoding LamG-like jellyroll fold domain-containing protein yields the protein MRQTVLFIQSGDRGGRSSEQWIGANNRAFNFNGATGFIDLGTADGLNLIGPMTATVWVKGNPADGRFQTIVGKGDTSWRVSMDADGFAHFAVGANKDAAGVHNINDGQWHFLAGVYDGTTQAIYVDGTLDGSQPTPSAFFGSAASVTIGGVPDHATDRLFAGSIDEVAIFDSALSLSQIQQIFYSGNIAPLISQQPQLPGSVFEGSALTITVGAVGTPTLNYQWTKNGASITGKTTSSLAFSSIAASDSGSYAVVITNNYGAITSSIVALAVQSSPPYILQQPQAFSRYQGGFGTLSVTAAGTAPLAYQWYFNGTTKIAGATASSYPLSNLQFANAGNYSCTITNTHGATNTVTVALTVVGAPAGAYAATILADNPLAYWRLGETNGTVAHDYLGNHDGQYTNATLGVPGYSAIDTNAAMSIGPQFNSFVGNIQGIDFGTGTNAAFSVEAWVKGPVVQNGDVGFITKGTGAGGEQFNLDNGNGGKYRFFVRGTQNVIQSCNSSIALDGTWQHLVGVCDGPGGSLHLFVNGVEVATTTAPGDILPSTHAVSIGSRQSGSSATGPYDFNFTGSMDEVAIYGTALSATQVQAHYAARYGSSTPAAVGVQPVATTNYVTLQGVFTVYGGGTDPVSYQWKFNGVDIADATSDTLVVSPLDLTNAGNYSVTVSNPFGTTNSSAAHLTVLPAPTVVDVTSGLLMHLKFDGDYRDYSGRGNNGTNVGATTFVPGKIGANALHYFTDSSSASYSYVTLGLRPDLQFSSNVNFSVAFWVRQPAGALQGDLPFLCNALGSTYSPGYVIAPSYKSGGWGWSLYDKTGSTGMGANGGDGTINDGNWHHVVHTFDRNGYGLTYVDGIRVDGRPIVGAGDLNTGQPTNIGQDPTGTYAETGEADIDDFGVWQRVLSPMEISAMYVGGSINGVSFASAPVKMTLQPLGNQLQIVWPAGLLQAADQVTGPYTDVTAATSPYTVTPAAAKKFYRVKL